One region of Poecile atricapillus isolate bPoeAtr1 chromosome 8, bPoeAtr1.hap1, whole genome shotgun sequence genomic DNA includes:
- the SPTSSB gene encoding serine palmitoyltransferase small subunit B, whose protein sequence is MDVKRVKDYLYWLYYQYQLVTCSYVLEPWEQSMFHTITVTVLAMVVYTAYVFVPIHVRLALEFFSQIFGSQPESAVLN, encoded by the coding sequence ATGGACGTGAAGAGGGTGAAGGACTACCTGTACTGGCTGTACTACCAGTACCAGCTGGTGACGTGCAGCTACGTGctggagccctgggagcagTCCATGTTCCACACCATCACCGTCACCGTGCTGGCCATGGTGGTGTACACTGCCTACGTCTTCGTGCCCATCCACGTCCGCCTGGCCTTGGAATTCTTCTCCCAGATTTTCGGCTCCCAGCCCGAGAGCGCGGTGCTGAACTGA